GCCCGGCGTTCAGTGGCCGCGATGAGCAAAGGTTTTGTGCTGGCAACGGATCTGGCTGACGCCTTGGTGGAAAGGGGCGTCCCCTTCCGCGAGGCGCATGGCGCCGTCAGCGCCATGGTCAGGTGGTGCATCGAGAACGATCGCGGAATGAAGGAGGTCCCCGAGGCGGTCCTTCGGGAGATTTCAACCCGGCTCGATCGACGTCTTGTACAAGGCCTGTCTCTGGAAGCGTCCGTCAGACGCCGTTCCAATATCGGCGGAACGTCACCCTCGGAGGTTCGCAGACAGATCCGCGAGGCACGAAAGGATCTTCTGAAGGGATGACCCCCTCACCCTTCGACGCGCTCAGGGTGAGCGGTCTACTGCACCGTTCGTGGTGAGCCTGTCGAACCATGAACGGGGGCCGGTTGCCTCTCACTTTCTTGACAAGACCGCTGTCTTCCTCGCAACCGGCTGCGGTGTAGGCTTCATTCCCTGGGCGCCGGGAACGTGGGGGACGTTCGCCGCCGCCGCACTTTTCGGATTCCTCCTCCGTGGACTGTCGAATGGGGCCTATGTGGGTCTTGTGGCCGGCCTCTTCGCGGCTTCCATCTGGATCAGCCAACGGGCGGCGCTGGCGATGGGGAGAATCGACCCGAAGGAAGTGGTTATTGACGAGTTTGTCGGGTTCTACGTGACCATGTTCTTTCTTCCCAGCGATTGGATGACCATTGCGGCGGGAGTCCTGTTCTTCCGAATCTTCGACATCACGAAAGTGTTTCCGGCCCGTCCGCTCGACAAGAAACTTCCGGGCGGCTGGGGGATCGTCGTCGACGACGTCGTGGCAGGCGTCTACGCCAACCTCAGTGTGCGCCTCATCCTCGCGATAACGTGATCCGAACGATCCTGCTCCACATCGGCAACGAACTCCTTCGCGGAGAAACGATCAACACCAACGCCTCGACGATCTCACGAATTCTCTTCGAGTCGGGGTATCCGGTCCTGCGGCAGCTCGTGGTGAGCGACACCCCGTACGACATCCAGAAGGCGCTGCTCGATTCCTGCGCCGAGGCGGATTTCGTGATCTGCACGGGAGGGCTGGGCCCGACGACGGACGACTTGACGGCGGAGGCCGCGGCGCAGGCCTTCGGGATGCCGCTGAAAGAAAATCCGAAGGCGTGGAAGATGGTGCAGGACCGTTTCGCGTTTCTGGGGCGGGATCCCACCGGCAAGGATCGGAAGCAGGCGTTGCTCCCTGAAGGGTCTGTCGTGCTGGAAAACGCCTGGGGCACGGCTCCCGGTTTCTACGTGCGGCACAAATCGGCCACGGCCTTCTTTCTCCCGGGCGTTCCCCGCGAGATGGAACCGATGTTGAACATGCACGTCCTTTCGGTCATGCGGACGAGCAAACCGCCGAAGGAGGAGATTCATTCCCTTTCCTTGCTGGTATTCGGGATTCGCGAAGCGCGGATGAATGAGATCCTCGATCCGGTCATTCGGGAATTCTCGGATCTCCAGGTCGCCTTTCTGCCTCGCTATCCGGATATCACCTTGAGATTGACGGGTATCGGTGTTCCGCCGGAGCGAATCAAGACGGCGGCGGACGGCATTCGAAAACGCCTGGGAACGCACATCGTCGGGGAGGGGGAGACAACGATTGAGGGTACCGTGGCGAAACTCCTCAGGGAGAAGGGACTGACGATGGCGGTGGCGGAATCCTGCACGGGCGGTCTGATCGCAAAACGGCTGACCGACATCCCGGGCAGTTCGGAATACTTCGAACGCGGTATCGTCAGCTACAGCAACGAATCCAAGATCAAGGCTTTGGGAGTCTCGGCGGACATTCTGGCTGAGCACGGCTCGGTCAGTCGCGAGACCGCCTCCGAAATGGCCCGGCGAATCCGATTTCTGTCGGGGACGCGCATCGGCCTTTCCGTGACGGGCATCGCAGGACCGACGGGTGGATCACCCGAGAAGCCCTTGGGGCTGGTGTACATCGGCCTGTGCACGGGCGATGAGCCGAGTGTCGTCGAACACCGGCTCAAGGGCACGCGGGAGCAGATCCGGCTGCTTGCCTCCAGCCTGGCGTTGGACCTGCTTCGGAGGTACCTCCTCGGAAGTGGGGATGTGGTGAAGTAATCATGTAGCCATGTGGGAGGATCAAGCCCCGTGCGCTTTGCTCCTGATGACCCGATGACTATATGGCTACTTGATTACATTCCCCCATGCGCTGCTTCATTGCCATCGAGATTGACGCCGCCGTCCGCGAGCGCCTTGCCGCAGCCCAGGACGACCTCCGGCCGCACGTGTCGGGAGTGAGCTGGACGAAGCCGGACAATATCCACCTGACGCTGAAGTTTCTCGGAGAGATCGAAGACAAACGCGCCAATCGCGCCATGCGCGTGCTGACGGAGCTTGCGCTGCGTCTCACGGGGGGAAACGTCGAATCGAAAGGGGTGGGCTGTTTCCCCAATTTGAAAAATCCCCGGGTCATCTGGGCCGGACTGGCGGACGAGGCGGGTCTCCTCCATTCCACGGCCCAGGCCATCGAGGGTGAACTCTCAAAAATCGGGTTCCCGCGCGAGCGCCGGCCCTTTCGTGCCCATCTGACGTTGGGTCGCGTCCGTGAGAGCTTTCGTGCGCCGGATTTCCCGAACCAACTCGCGCGTAATGGCAACCGGCCGTTCGGCCCGACCGTTGTCCGCGAGCTCACCTTCTTCCAAAGCCGGCTCGATCCCAAGGGTTCCATCTACACCCCCCTCGGCCGGTTTCCGCTCCAAAGGAATCCTGGATGAAAAGCTGTCCCAACGGGAGTATAATCGGTGACAGTATACTCTATTACGACTAATTAGAGTATACTGTCACCGAATACTAGCGGCCGGCGCCGGTCACGCTGTTGGGGTTGACGAGTTGGCTCGCCTTGCCCTTCGGTACCATCCAGGGAGAGGGGAGGGCGAGGAGTGACGCGATGAAAGCGATCCAGAACACGCCGTGGAGGGCATAGCTGAGGGCGCCCTTCAACCGTTCGCGGGCTTCCGGTGGAAGCGAGGACTCGCCATTTCCGTTGTGTGAAAGAATCAACTGAAGCTCATGGAGGTTGGCCCCCTGCATGGCAGGGTCCTTGGAGGTCAGCCGTTCGTTCATCACGGCTCCCATGATCGAGAGACCGATCGTGGCGCCGACGTTTCGGAAAAAGACGATACCCGAAGTGGCGATCCCGAGTTCACTCCGCACCACTCCGCTCTGAACCGCGATCAGCATCGGAACGAATCCGAAACCCATGCCGGTCCCGGCCACCGCGAGACTGCCAACCACCTCCTTCTTTGTTGTTCTGGTGTCCATCCCGCGAAGGGACAGGAAGCCGACGGCGAGGAGTGCCACGCCGGCAATGAGGACTTTCCGATACCCGACCGAAAGGATGAGCCGCGCGCTGATCACGGATGAAAAAACCCACGTCAGGATGAACGGCGTCAGGAGTTGCCCCGCCTGCATGGCCGTGGTTTTCATCACGCCCTGGGCGAACAGCGGAACGAACGAGAGCGAGCCGAACATCGCCATGGCTGAGAAAAAGCCATGGAAAATCGCCGCCCGGAAGATGCGGTTCCTCCACAGTCCGAGAGGGATCAATGGAGAGGCGCTCCGGCGTT
The sequence above is drawn from the Nitrospirota bacterium genome and encodes:
- the thpR gene encoding RNA 2',3'-cyclic phosphodiesterase; translation: MRCFIAIEIDAAVRERLAAAQDDLRPHVSGVSWTKPDNIHLTLKFLGEIEDKRANRAMRVLTELALRLTGGNVESKGVGCFPNLKNPRVIWAGLADEAGLLHSTAQAIEGELSKIGFPRERRPFRAHLTLGRVRESFRAPDFPNQLARNGNRPFGPTVVRELTFFQSRLDPKGSIYTPLGRFPLQRNPG
- a CDS encoding MFS transporter, coding for MSANAEVLASSLEVMTRRQKTTLMVGVSLGIFLMAMESTVISTSMPTAIASLHRIDLFSWVFSAYVLSATLAGPVWGRLSDLYGKGRFYLFAIAIFITGSALCGFATTMVQLCVFRFLQGLGGGGLMPIGMTMVGETFPLEQRARLQGIISGIWGLASLVGPIIGGTLADLGLWRWAFFINIPLGALSAAVIVATWRGSAAPVGRPRLDLRNLFLFAASITLLVGFLLQYGAHGGGVRRLLWGMPVISAGLLVLFVRSERRSASPLIPLGLWRNRIFRAAIFHGFFSAMAMFGSLSFVPLFAQGVMKTTAMQAGQLLTPFILTWVFSSVISARLILSVGYRKVLIAGVALLAVGFLSLRGMDTRTTKKEVVGSLAVAGTGMGFGFVPMLIAVQSGVVRSELGIATSGIVFFRNVGATIGLSIMGAVMNERLTSKDPAMQGANLHELQLILSHNGNGESSLPPEARERLKGALSYALHGVFWIAFIASLLALPSPWMVPKGKASQLVNPNSVTGAGR
- a CDS encoding phosphatidylglycerophosphatase A encodes the protein MVSLSNHERGPVASHFLDKTAVFLATGCGVGFIPWAPGTWGTFAAAALFGFLLRGLSNGAYVGLVAGLFAASIWISQRAALAMGRIDPKEVVIDEFVGFYVTMFFLPSDWMTIAAGVLFFRIFDITKVFPARPLDKKLPGGWGIVVDDVVAGVYANLSVRLILAIT
- a CDS encoding competence/damage-inducible protein A; translation: MIRTILLHIGNELLRGETINTNASTISRILFESGYPVLRQLVVSDTPYDIQKALLDSCAEADFVICTGGLGPTTDDLTAEAAAQAFGMPLKENPKAWKMVQDRFAFLGRDPTGKDRKQALLPEGSVVLENAWGTAPGFYVRHKSATAFFLPGVPREMEPMLNMHVLSVMRTSKPPKEEIHSLSLLVFGIREARMNEILDPVIREFSDLQVAFLPRYPDITLRLTGIGVPPERIKTAADGIRKRLGTHIVGEGETTIEGTVAKLLREKGLTMAVAESCTGGLIAKRLTDIPGSSEYFERGIVSYSNESKIKALGVSADILAEHGSVSRETASEMARRIRFLSGTRIGLSVTGIAGPTGGSPEKPLGLVYIGLCTGDEPSVVEHRLKGTREQIRLLASSLALDLLRRYLLGSGDVVK